In Atribacterota bacterium, the following are encoded in one genomic region:
- a CDS encoding NYN domain-containing protein, translated as LQEKNLDTQLSCDMVAMAALNKYDVAILIANDGDYKSAIENTKLFNKKIENVFFKGSLSMSIDGLCDVKRRARRSFFVKLQGLENI; from the coding sequence CTTCAAGAAAAGAATCTGGATACTCAATTAAGTTGTGATATGGTGGCAATGGCAGCTCTTAACAAATACGATGTGGCTATTCTTATTGCGAATGATGGAGATTATAAAAGCGCTATCGAAAATACCAAACTTTTTAATAAAAAGATAGAAAATGTATTTTTTAAGGGTAGCTTGTCAATGTCAATTGATGGATTATGTGATGTGAAAAGAAGAGCTCGCCGTTCCTTTTTTGTAAAACTGCAGGGATTGGAGAATATATAA
- the rsmA gene encoding 16S rRNA (adenine(1518)-N(6)/adenine(1519)-N(6))-dimethyltransferase RsmA, producing MIKYKFRPLKKLSQNFLIDYNITTIIVKSLSLQKEEAVLEIGTGLGSLTLALIPAVQHVFSIEKDTRLKPILDDLLSPYSNSVTVLYQDILTFDLAHFLSLKKQEGYHIEKLVGNLPYSISLPLLRKIMDMRSILKIAVVMVQKEVAERMLAKPGSKNYGLLSVMSNYYAKIEKLHLVKPNVFFPKPEMESLLIRIHFLQEPHIKVIDEDLFFDIVRAIFQHRRKSLANALKIYFGKSLKKYVLEKILEEAGINPNQRGETLSLEEYPKLTKVIKNIIN from the coding sequence ATGATAAAATATAAATTTAGACCCCTAAAAAAGTTAAGCCAAAATTTCCTTATAGATTATAATATTACAACTATTATTGTTAAATCTTTAAGCTTACAAAAAGAGGAAGCAGTATTGGAAATTGGTACAGGTTTAGGCTCGTTAACTTTAGCCTTAATTCCTGCCGTGCAACATGTTTTTTCCATTGAAAAAGACACCCGTCTTAAACCAATATTAGATGATCTACTCTCCCCATATAGCAATTCTGTTACAGTATTATATCAGGATATTTTAACTTTTGATTTAGCTCACTTTCTGAGTCTAAAAAAACAGGAAGGCTATCACATCGAAAAATTAGTCGGAAACTTACCTTATTCCATCTCCCTCCCTTTATTGAGAAAGATAATGGATATGAGGAGTATATTGAAAATTGCAGTAGTAATGGTACAAAAGGAAGTAGCGGAACGTATGTTAGCAAAACCTGGAAGCAAGAATTATGGTCTACTATCAGTGATGTCAAATTATTATGCCAAGATTGAAAAATTACATCTGGTAAAGCCTAATGTTTTTTTCCCTAAACCAGAAATGGAATCCTTGCTTATTAGAATACATTTTTTACAGGAACCGCATATTAAAGTGATAGACGAAGATCTATTTTTTGATATAGTTCGTGCTATTTTTCAGCATAGAAGAAAAAGTCTTGCTAATGCCCTTAAAATATATTTTGGAAAAAGTCTGAAAAAGTATGTGCTGGAAAAAATATTAGAAGAGGCGGGGATTAATCCAAACCAAAGGGGAGAAACTCTATCTTTAGAAGAATATCCTAAACTTACCAAAGTTATAAAAAACATTATAAATTAG
- the spoVG gene encoding septation regulator SpoVG → MQVTDVRIRRIQTDGKLRAYVSITFDDSFVVHDLRIIDGRKGMFVAMPSKLLPNGNHKDIAHPINTEVREMIQTAVLKEYEATEQEDKASSESPKDDEAESSSAEPIDDSESSEQ, encoded by the coding sequence GTGCAAGTTACTGATGTTAGAATTAGAAGAATACAGACTGATGGAAAACTAAGAGCGTATGTATCTATTACTTTTGATGACTCCTTTGTAGTTCATGATTTGAGAATTATTGATGGAAGAAAGGGTATGTTTGTTGCAATGCCCAGTAAACTCTTACCCAATGGAAATCATAAGGATATAGCTCATCCTATAAATACAGAAGTCAGAGAAATGATTCAGACCGCTGTATTAAAGGAATACGAAGCAACTGAGCAGGAAGATAAGGCAAGCAGTGAATCTCCAAAAGATGATGAAGCAGAGAGCAGTAGCGCTGAGCCTATAGATGATTCTGAATCATCTGAACAATAA